A region of Nitrospira sp. DNA encodes the following proteins:
- a CDS encoding DUF2892 domain-containing protein yields the protein MLRNAEVVERWSRVIGGLILMVLGITLPIPFWVEEIAETIGLLSAVSGAVGYCPVKRLYSRRGQKPGSSS from the coding sequence ATGCTTCGTAATGCGGAAGTCGTGGAACGATGGAGCAGGGTCATCGGCGGACTCATCCTGATGGTCCTCGGGATCACGCTGCCCATTCCGTTCTGGGTTGAAGAAATCGCGGAGACCATCGGGTTGCTTTCAGCGGTCTCCGGGGCCGTGGGGTATTGTCCGGTGAAGCGCCTGTATTCGCGGAGAGGGCAAAAGCCTGGGTCATCAAGTTAG